The nucleotide sequence ATGCAAGGGCAAAAAAACTGGATAGTACTGGCATGGCAATAGATTTCAGAACCTTGAAAGAAAAAACTCATACCATTTTAAATCAATTGGATCACACGTATCTAAATGAGATTCCTTACTTTTCTGAGGTAAATCCATCTTCTGAGAATATTGCGGTTTATATATTCAAGAATTTAGAGAAAGAGACCAGTGATGGTAATGTTGTAATAAGCAAGGTAGCTGTCTGGGAATCTGAGGGTTCCTGTGCCTCCTATTATGAGTTAGAGTAGGGGCAATCCTGTGTGATTGCCCTACTTATTTCAGAAGGGTAATTAAAAGAAAGCATAGATATGATCGATATTCAAAACCAGATTGACCATAGGAATATAGAGATTGAGAAAGTCGGTGTAAAAAATATCAAATACCCGATTATCGTTTTAGACCGCAAGAATAAGACGCAACATACAATAGCTAACATCAATATGTATGTCAACCTTCCCCATCACTTCAAGGGGACCCATATGAGTAGATTCATTGAGATACTGAATGAGTACAGGGGAAGAATAAATATCAAAACCCTCTTCACCATAATTGACGAAATGAAAGAAAAACTCAATGCCAAATCTGCTCACCTGGAGATAGAATTTCCTTATTTTATAGAGAAAAGGGCTCCTGTTTCGAAAGCAAAGAGCCTGATGGAATATACCTGCAAATTTTGTGCATCCCACAATGAAGAGAGAGATTTATATATTCAGGTAGACGTCCCCATCACCACCTTATGCCCCTGCTCTAAAGAAATTAGCCAGGATGGCGCCCATAATCAGAGGGGTAAAGCATCAGTTAAGCTGCGTTTCGAAAAATTCCTCTGGATTGAAGATATTATAAAATATGTTGAGGAGTCCGCAAGTAGTGAAGTCTACTCCCTTCTTAAGAGGTCCGATGAAAAATTCGTTACAGAAAAGGCATATTTAAATCCTATGTTTGTTGAAGACGTGGTCAGGAATGTAGCCTCTAAGCTCGATGCCGATACAAATATTACCTGGTTTAGTGTGGAGGCAGAAAACTTTGAAAGCATTCACAACCATAATGCCTATGCTTTTGTAGAAAAGAAGGTTTGAGTGGGGGAGAAATAAATGCTTTCACATGGTCTTCTTGAAAAACTGGTAATAAAAAATAACACTAAAATAGTGTATCTCATTTTAGATGGGGTAGGTGGACTGGAAGTGGAAGGAAAAGGGGGAACTGAACTGCAGGTTGCCCATACACCCAACCTGGATGAATTGGCTAAAAACTCTACCTGCGGTTTGTTGGACCCTGTTGCCCCGGGGATCACTCCTGGGAGTGGGCCTTCTCATTTCGCTCTCTTCGGTTATGATCCTTTCGAAAGCAATATTGGAAGGGGGATTCTGGAGGCATCTGGGATAGCTTTTCCATTGACTCCCAGAGATGTGGTAGCCCGGATAAACTATGCAACCATCGACAAAGAGGGGAGGGTCATTGACCGTAGAGCCGGCAGAATAAACAATTCTGAAAACAGTAGGATATGTGCAAAGCTAAAAGAAAATATCAGGCTTGGTAATACTGAGGTTTTCGTTGAACCAGTCAAAGAACACAGGGCAGTACTGGTATTAAGGGGAGACAGTCTTGAAGGAGACATAGAAGATACAGACCCTCAAAAGGTTGGATTATTCCCCCTGGAACCCAAAGCCAATAATCCCGAATCAAAGGCAACAACTAACTTGGTTTCGGATTTTCTGTCTCAGGCAAAATCAATACTGGCTGATGAAAAGAATGCCAATATGATCCTCCTCAGGGGATTTGCCAGGCACAGA is from Thermodesulfobacteriota bacterium and encodes:
- the queD gene encoding 6-carboxytetrahydropterin synthase QueD, producing the protein MYEVMIESGFSAAHSLREYEGKCEGLHGHNFRVDVYARAKKLDSTGMAIDFRTLKEKTHTILNQLDHTYLNEIPYFSEVNPSSENIAVYIFKNLEKETSDGNVVISKVAVWESEGSCASYYELE
- the folE2 gene encoding GTP cyclohydrolase FolE2 — its product is MIDIQNQIDHRNIEIEKVGVKNIKYPIIVLDRKNKTQHTIANINMYVNLPHHFKGTHMSRFIEILNEYRGRINIKTLFTIIDEMKEKLNAKSAHLEIEFPYFIEKRAPVSKAKSLMEYTCKFCASHNEERDLYIQVDVPITTLCPCSKEISQDGAHNQRGKASVKLRFEKFLWIEDIIKYVEESASSEVYSLLKRSDEKFVTEKAYLNPMFVEDVVRNVASKLDADTNITWFSVEAENFESIHNHNAYAFVEKKV
- a CDS encoding 2,3-bisphosphoglycerate-independent phosphoglycerate mutase, yielding MLSHGLLEKLVIKNNTKIVYLILDGVGGLEVEGKGGTELQVAHTPNLDELAKNSTCGLLDPVAPGITPGSGPSHFALFGYDPFESNIGRGILEASGIAFPLTPRDVVARINYATIDKEGRVIDRRAGRINNSENSRICAKLKENIRLGNTEVFVEPVKEHRAVLVLRGDSLEGDIEDTDPQKVGLFPLEPKANNPESKATTNLVSDFLSQAKSILADEKNANMILLRGFARHRVYPSLETRFGLKSLAIATYPMYKGIARLLGMTVLPSLEGIEDEFKALKDQFNNYDFFYLHIKQTDSRGEDGDFDAKVKVIEEVDSLLPQITELNPDVLAVTGDHSTPAKWGGHSWHPLPVILNSKFCRIDQVTKFDEISCIQGGLGRQPTVNLMAIMLANAGRLAKFGA